The following are encoded in a window of Flavobacterium psychrotrophum genomic DNA:
- a CDS encoding pirin gives MIQQSPAQIYKAQQRGHFENEAQRWYATLNFETYTAQGREPFGTLKTINDETLGPGQHIMRYANNATLLLIPLVGTLTYSLNQEAQYAEPNEAVWLPLNGTITISNPYESELINFIYIVFSNNFISEAATVGINLSERNVLSPFSLPGTLKAKMGLFDGRGEAIFKLSNKADGVFIYIISGAFEVQGRLLEERDALALWNLEEADIQALSENAVIMLFEIPL, from the coding sequence ATGATACAACAATCTCCCGCACAAATATATAAGGCACAACAGCGCGGCCATTTTGAAAATGAGGCGCAGCGCTGGTATGCCACCCTTAATTTTGAAACTTACACCGCCCAGGGCCGTGAGCCTTTTGGCACTTTAAAAACAATTAATGACGAAACCCTGGGACCCGGTCAGCACATAATGCGCTATGCCAATAATGCTACGCTGTTGCTCATACCGTTAGTTGGCACTCTAACTTATAGCCTTAACCAAGAGGCGCAGTATGCCGAACCCAACGAAGCCGTATGGTTGCCGCTTAACGGAACTATTACAATAAGCAACCCCTATGAAAGTGAACTGATCAACTTTATATACATCGTGTTTAGCAACAATTTTATAAGCGAAGCAGCTACAGTGGGTATCAATCTTTCAGAACGCAATGTCCTCAGTCCTTTCTCACTACCCGGCACGCTTAAAGCAAAAATGGGGTTGTTTGACGGTCGCGGAGAAGCGATATTTAAACTAAGCAATAAGGCCGATGGTGTTTTTATCTACATCATCAGCGGGGCGTTTGAAGTACAAGGACGCCTACTGGAAGAGCGCGATGCCCTTGCCCTATGGAACCTGGAGGAAGCAGATATTCAAGCCCTCTCTGAAAATGCGGTTATTATGCTATTTGAGATTCCATTATAA
- a CDS encoding DUF2805 domain-containing protein, with product MKKSSRAALDREALDRIVTLAQEEKKPFEEIKAQFGLSEKEVTDIMKQKLSHDDFELWKKKTAAKKPKPKPINAIVDDELDSKYYIRNKF from the coding sequence ATGAAAAAGAGTAGCCGTGCAGCATTAGACAGGGAAGCGTTAGACCGTATTGTAACGCTGGCCCAGGAAGAGAAAAAGCCTTTTGAAGAGATTAAAGCCCAATTTGGCTTATCTGAAAAGGAAGTTACTGATATTATGAAGCAAAAATTATCACACGATGATTTTGAGCTGTGGAAGAAAAAAACGGCTGCTAAAAAACCTAAGCCTAAGCCGATCAATGCTATTGTAGACGATGAACTCGACTCTAAGTACTATATACGCAATAAGTTTTAA
- a CDS encoding sodium:solute symporter gives MSPLTILSIIIVYFGILILISRLVSRKDSSNDSFFKANKNSKWYLVAFGMIGTALSGVTFISVPGEVGAPSGEQFKYFQFILGNALGFIIIAKVLLPLYYRLNLTSIYGYIEGRLGHYSYKTSAMIFLLSRTIGSAFRLYLVVIVLQRYVFDAFGIPFWATVLISLLLIFAYTYKGGLKTIIITDTLQTFFLVSSVFFTIYFICDSLQLSLPEAFETVKQSNYSKIFFFEDFIGSKFHFVKQIVGGMFVTIAMVGLDQDLMQKNLSCKNIGEAQKNMFTFTGIFVVINLFFLGVGALLYIYAAKNGIDVPMVDGKSRTDLLFPEIAFNHLTIIPAVIFLLGLTAATFATTDSALTALTTSFCVDFLGMDKAENQGKANNVRTRHWVHISFSMLMFLVIVVFNAINDASVVSMIFRIASYTYGPLLGLYSFGLLMKKLAVRDKLVPVVCIASPFITLFLSLNSQTFFGNYIFDNELIVVNAAITFVLLLCISRKAPVNSFKLSDN, from the coding sequence ATGAGCCCGTTAACCATACTCTCTATAATAATTGTCTACTTTGGCATCCTTATATTAATATCGCGACTGGTAAGCCGTAAAGACAGCAGTAACGACAGCTTTTTTAAGGCCAATAAAAACAGCAAGTGGTACCTGGTGGCTTTCGGGATGATAGGTACAGCACTATCCGGCGTAACGTTTATATCGGTTCCCGGCGAAGTGGGCGCACCAAGTGGCGAGCAGTTTAAATACTTTCAGTTTATACTGGGCAATGCTCTGGGTTTTATCATCATTGCTAAAGTGCTGCTTCCGCTTTACTACAGGCTCAACCTTACGTCTATATACGGTTATATAGAAGGCAGGCTGGGGCATTACAGTTACAAAACATCTGCCATGATCTTTCTGCTAAGCCGTACCATAGGCTCTGCTTTCAGGCTTTACCTGGTGGTTATAGTATTGCAGCGTTATGTATTCGATGCTTTTGGCATACCGTTCTGGGCTACCGTGCTTATATCTCTATTACTTATTTTTGCCTACACTTATAAAGGCGGATTAAAAACCATTATTATTACCGATACATTACAGACATTCTTCCTTGTATCATCGGTATTCTTTACCATCTATTTTATTTGCGACAGCCTGCAACTTAGCCTGCCCGAAGCCTTTGAAACCGTAAAGCAAAGCAACTATTCTAAGATATTTTTCTTTGAAGATTTTATAGGAAGTAAGTTCCATTTTGTAAAGCAGATCGTAGGCGGAATGTTTGTTACCATAGCCATGGTAGGACTTGACCAGGATTTGATGCAAAAAAACCTGAGCTGCAAGAATATTGGCGAAGCCCAAAAAAACATGTTCACCTTTACAGGAATATTTGTAGTTATTAACCTGTTCTTTCTTGGCGTTGGGGCGCTGTTGTATATTTACGCAGCCAAAAACGGTATTGATGTACCTATGGTAGACGGAAAATCGCGCACGGACTTATTGTTTCCTGAAATTGCCTTTAACCACCTTACCATAATTCCGGCAGTAATATTCCTATTGGGGCTTACAGCGGCTACTTTTGCCACGACAGATTCTGCACTTACTGCACTTACCACCTCTTTTTGTGTAGACTTTTTAGGCATGGATAAAGCCGAAAACCAGGGCAAGGCAAATAATGTACGTACCCGCCACTGGGTGCACATCTCGTTTTCTATGCTGATGTTTTTGGTAATTGTGGTGTTCAATGCCATAAACGATGCCTCTGTAGTAAGCATGATCTTCCGTATAGCATCTTACACTTACGGGCCACTACTTGGCCTGTATAGCTTTGGGTTACTCATGAAAAAATTAGCCGTACGCGATAAACTGGTTCCGGTGGTTTGCATTGCATCGCCGTTTATCACACTGTTCCTGAGTCTTAACTCGCAAACCTTTTTTGGCAACTATATTTTTGACAATGAACTTATCGTGGTTAATGCAGCCATAACTTTTGTTTTACTGCTGTGCATCAGCCGCAAGGCACCGGTAAACAGCTTTAAACTGAGCGACAACTAA
- the recR gene encoding recombination mediator RecR gives MEMSSKLLEKAVAEISLLPGIGKRTALRLALHLLRQPAEQTTLLAEALQKMRNDIQFCSSCHNISDTKLCDICTNNLRDASLVCVVEDVRDVMAIENTGLFRGIYHVLGGKISPMDGIGPSQLNIVTLIEKVKAGTVKELIFALSSTMEGDTTNFYIYKQVKDHGVITSAIARGIGVGDELEFADEVTLGRSILHRVPFENSLRSI, from the coding sequence ATGGAAATGTCGTCGAAATTACTGGAGAAGGCCGTAGCCGAAATATCCCTTTTGCCGGGTATAGGTAAGCGTACTGCGCTGCGATTGGCGCTGCACCTGCTGCGCCAGCCTGCAGAACAAACCACCTTGCTGGCTGAAGCGTTGCAAAAAATGCGTAATGATATACAGTTTTGCAGTAGTTGCCATAACATAAGCGATACAAAACTTTGTGATATATGCACCAATAATCTGCGGGATGCTTCGTTAGTATGTGTGGTAGAAGATGTGCGAGACGTGATGGCTATAGAGAATACAGGCCTTTTTAGAGGTATATACCATGTGCTGGGTGGTAAGATATCGCCTATGGATGGTATTGGTCCCAGCCAGTTAAATATTGTTACGCTCATAGAAAAGGTAAAGGCAGGTACTGTAAAGGAGCTTATTTTTGCGCTAAGCAGCACGATGGAAGGAGATACTACCAATTTTTATATTTATAAGCAGGTAAAAGACCATGGTGTTATAACGTCGGCCATAGCCAGGGGGATTGGTGTGGGCGATGAGCTGGAATTTGCCGATGAGGTTACCCTTGGGCGCAGCATACTGCACCGGGTACCGTTTGAAAATTCACTCCGCAGCATTTAG
- a CDS encoding carboxypeptidase-like regulatory domain-containing protein, protein MKKMLLLLLFICGAVHSQEILSGYVVDEAENKPLEGAFVYLDGTTFSANSDARGFFKIVVPQKYNAQLVISYIGFETIRVDDPFKYGKPFKAVMRMDATTLDEVIITNKSPFTRKQMLSVFRKEFLGRSKAGRSCKIENEDDVYLFYDESTHTLKARCSKPIRIINKRLGYNIGFDLIAFQVQYNTTTLDENYMFRSFFAGTTAFTDTDKKGEALKNRKASYEGSVTHLMKTIKSGDWQGQKFSLYVDRLPAAPNDYFEVSDSLSYTKVKLNEAAIAPLLPKITLQGKEVKTSKYNRIDFTILRNMDTGTQSSINFDRDRFYIDQNGLFFPLDAITFKGYMGMLKAGDLLPADYKPAP, encoded by the coding sequence ATGAAAAAAATGCTATTGCTCCTGCTGTTTATATGCGGGGCTGTGCACAGCCAGGAAATACTTAGTGGTTATGTAGTAGACGAAGCCGAAAATAAACCCTTAGAAGGTGCTTTTGTATATCTTGACGGTACTACCTTTTCTGCAAACAGCGATGCCAGGGGATTTTTTAAAATAGTAGTTCCTCAAAAGTATAATGCCCAGTTGGTTATAAGCTATATTGGTTTTGAAACCATCAGGGTGGATGATCCGTTTAAGTATGGTAAACCGTTTAAGGCAGTAATGCGTATGGATGCTACCACGCTTGATGAAGTGATTATTACTAATAAAAGCCCTTTTACACGCAAGCAAATGTTATCGGTTTTCAGGAAGGAGTTTTTAGGACGAAGCAAGGCCGGACGTTCCTGCAAAATAGAAAATGAAGACGATGTGTACCTGTTTTATGATGAGAGTACGCATACATTAAAGGCACGTTGCAGCAAGCCCATTCGCATTATAAACAAAAGGCTGGGATATAATATAGGTTTCGATCTTATTGCATTTCAGGTGCAGTACAATACAACCACGTTGGATGAAAATTACATGTTTCGCAGCTTTTTTGCCGGGACAACTGCTTTTACCGACACCGATAAAAAAGGAGAGGCGCTTAAAAACCGTAAAGCCTCGTATGAAGGATCTGTAACTCACCTTATGAAAACCATTAAGAGTGGCGACTGGCAAGGCCAAAAATTCAGCTTGTATGTAGACCGCCTGCCCGCTGCCCCGAATGACTATTTTGAAGTGAGCGATTCGCTTAGCTATACAAAAGTAAAGCTTAATGAAGCTGCCATAGCGCCTTTATTGCCTAAAATAACCCTGCAGGGTAAAGAGGTAAAGACGTCCAAATACAATAGGATAGACTTTACAATTCTCAGGAATATGGATACCGGTACACAGTCTTCAATTAATTTTGACAGAGACCGTTTTTATATCGACCAGAACGGGCTTTTCTTCCCTCTTGATGCCATTACCTTTAAAGGATATATGGGGATGCTAAAGGCGGGCGACCTGCTGCCGGCAGATTATAAGCCTGCTCCCTGA
- a CDS encoding MarC family NAAT transporter — protein MELFIYIFGALFSVINPLGAVPIFVGLTQDDSVKERQRISFWTAINVFIILLVAFFIGQYALSFFGISIDALRIAGGFIIVNSGFSLLNRRFNKGRGVHKEVEQDAQRRNDIALSPLAIPMLAGPGSISLLIAMYPDYPAVIEKVIAVGAMASVALVIFLMLRSAHYLSRILGASGIVAISRIIGFITVAIGVQYIISSVVNIVKSILAP, from the coding sequence ATGGAATTATTCATCTACATTTTTGGAGCCTTATTTTCTGTTATTAACCCACTGGGCGCAGTGCCAATTTTTGTGGGCCTTACCCAGGATGACTCTGTAAAAGAACGCCAGCGCATCTCGTTCTGGACCGCCATTAATGTATTCATCATACTTTTAGTCGCTTTTTTTATTGGCCAGTATGCCCTTAGTTTTTTTGGCATCAGTATAGATGCCCTTCGCATAGCGGGCGGATTCATCATCGTGAACAGTGGATTTTCATTACTTAACCGCCGTTTTAACAAAGGCCGCGGGGTACACAAAGAAGTAGAACAGGATGCCCAAAGACGTAATGACATTGCGCTATCGCCACTTGCCATACCCATGCTTGCCGGACCCGGCAGTATATCGCTGCTTATAGCCATGTACCCTGATTACCCTGCTGTAATAGAAAAAGTTATTGCCGTGGGCGCAATGGCATCTGTAGCGCTTGTCATATTTTTAATGCTGCGCAGTGCGCACTATCTTTCCCGCATACTGGGTGCATCCGGTATTGTAGCCATTTCGCGCATTATCGGTTTCATAACCGTTGCCATTGGGGTGCAATACATTATCAGTTCTGTAGTAAATATCGTAAAGTCTATTTTGGCACCTTAA
- a CDS encoding T9SS type A sorting domain-containing protein, translating into MERKTFLRNSLGFLGMAVAAPSLLRAGNGETETEEMAACTVSPSETAGPFPTITPASLVRTDITAGRTGIAFTININVLNKNASCSALQGALVDIWHCDKDGNYSEYGGTQMQSTNYTTVHFLRGRQTTDANGLVSFTSIFPGWYTSRATHIHVHIYNAAGTSLLITQISFPEGTNSAVVQVNAATAYGYTKGMSGYTYNANDNVFSDDSANLELSTVTGSVADGFILNHNIYVNGPTAGVEAYTKNKYAIQQNYPNPFIDATTLPLNLEFDSDVKMVVFDLTGRNVLNAYNGSMKAGENNITLNRGGLSSGNYIYKVTVTNPNGTFEESKKMTIR; encoded by the coding sequence ATGGAAAGAAAAACATTTTTAAGAAACAGCCTGGGGTTTCTGGGCATGGCGGTGGCGGCGCCATCATTGCTAAGGGCCGGTAATGGCGAAACGGAAACTGAGGAGATGGCAGCCTGTACGGTATCGCCGTCAGAAACGGCCGGACCTTTTCCTACCATTACGCCCGCAAGCCTTGTACGTACTGATATTACAGCAGGCCGTACAGGGATAGCATTTACCATTAATATTAACGTCCTGAACAAAAATGCATCGTGCAGCGCACTACAGGGTGCGCTCGTAGACATTTGGCACTGCGATAAAGACGGTAACTACAGTGAGTATGGCGGCACACAAATGCAGAGTACCAATTATACTACCGTACACTTTTTGCGCGGCAGGCAAACTACAGATGCTAACGGGCTCGTAAGCTTTACATCAATATTTCCCGGTTGGTATACCAGCCGGGCCACACACATACACGTACATATTTATAATGCAGCAGGCACATCGCTGCTCATAACACAAATATCTTTTCCTGAAGGTACTAACAGTGCCGTAGTACAGGTTAATGCTGCCACAGCTTATGGTTATACAAAAGGCATGAGTGGTTACACTTACAATGCTAATGACAATGTATTTAGCGATGACAGCGCCAACCTGGAGCTAAGCACAGTTACCGGCAGCGTAGCCGATGGTTTTATACTGAACCATAATATTTATGTAAATGGGCCTACGGCAGGTGTTGAAGCCTACACTAAAAATAAGTATGCCATACAGCAAAACTATCCTAACCCGTTTATAGATGCTACCACGCTACCGCTAAACCTGGAGTTTGACAGTGACGTAAAAATGGTTGTATTTGACCTTACAGGCCGTAATGTGCTAAATGCGTATAACGGCAGTATGAAAGCCGGAGAAAATAACATTACCCTAAACAGGGGCGGCCTGAGCAGTGGAAATTACATTTATAAAGTTACCGTTACAAACCCTAACGGTACTTTTGAAGAAAGTAAGAAAATGACAATCAGGTAA
- a CDS encoding CoA-binding protein: MKEKKTLVMGASTEPTRYAYKAIKMLQRFGHPVVAMGKKEDNLDGIKIEKGAAPFDGVDTVTLYLNPMNQKPYYDYIVGLQPKRVVFNPGTENMELYSILRDNNIEVEVACTLVMLSTNQY; the protein is encoded by the coding sequence ATGAAAGAGAAGAAAACACTGGTTATGGGTGCCAGTACAGAGCCTACACGATATGCCTACAAAGCCATAAAAATGCTTCAGCGATTTGGCCACCCTGTGGTAGCTATGGGGAAAAAAGAAGATAACCTTGACGGAATAAAGATAGAAAAAGGAGCCGCGCCTTTTGATGGTGTAGATACAGTAACGCTGTATCTTAACCCCATGAACCAGAAGCCATATTATGACTACATTGTGGGGCTACAGCCCAAACGTGTGGTTTTTAACCCCGGAACCGAAAATATGGAGTTGTACAGCATACTGCGCGACAATAACATTGAGGTTGAGGTAGCGTGCACCTTAGTGATGCTGAGTACGAACCAGTATTAG